Proteins encoded by one window of Pseudonocardia sp. HH130629-09:
- a CDS encoding GNAT family N-acetyltransferase → MRFAFGGLGLHRVTWCHAEPNRASAAVAAALGFVPEGRLREAWTVDGERVDVVVLGRLADEG, encoded by the coding sequence GTGCGCTTCGCCTTCGGCGGGCTCGGGCTGCACCGCGTCACCTGGTGCCACGCCGAGCCGAACCGGGCCTCCGCCGCCGTCGCCGCGGCGCTGGGGTTCGTGCCGGAGGGCCGGCTGCGGGAGGCGTGGACCGTCGACGGCGAGCGGGTCGACGTCGTCGTGCTGGGGCGGCTGGCGGACGAGGGCTGA